The Salvia miltiorrhiza cultivar Shanhuang (shh) chromosome 2, IMPLAD_Smil_shh, whole genome shotgun sequence DNA window TGCAGAAATCGGCTAAAAATAAAGACATCACTATAGGTAAGCATGTTTCAATAATATGCATAATTGACATAAGCATCCATTTACTATTCTTAAACGTTAGTTGTATATGCTAGAATTGGAGCATGTAGAATAACACTGAATGGCCTGCCTTGTTGTTGGTTATATAATGTGCATGCTTGGTTCCATTAAGGGTTGTACTAGAACTATTAGATGCATGTCTAAATGATATTCCTTCCGCTTTTGACTTCAGTTTGGTTTTGATTCGTCATGCCTGAAGGTAGAGAAAATTATCAGATCAGAGGTCGTGCAGGTCAGGGTGGGTTTGCTCAGGTGTTCAAAGCATATGTCGACGGCAAACCTGATGATGTCGTTGCCCTTAAGGTAATTATATCTTTTCATTCCAGCTTTCAATGTGGATTTCAATCTAGGGAGATCCTTGCATGTTTTCTGAAGCTTACAGTTTCTGACAGATTCAAAAGCCGCCATTTCCTTGGGAGTTTTATATGTACCGCCAACTCGACATTCGGATTCCTGAAAAAGAAGTATGTAATTATAGTAACAAGTTGTTACTATATGTGCCTTTGAATTTGGTGCCTTTAGTCATACCTCTCAGCTCATTTGAAGTCTTTGATTTTCAGAGGAAGAGTTTTGGCTTTGCTCACAGATTGCACCTCTATTCTGACTACAGCGTCATAGTCTCTGATTATTTTGCTCATGGGACTCTACAGGTTGGCATGTACTTGCTTTCATTCTTTTAAAACTTTGAAATTATTACCTAGTACTTAGTTCCTATTCAATGATCTGCAGGATGCCATGAACTGTAATGTGGTTACAGGTGGATCTATGGACGAAGTATTATGTATCTATTACACCATTGAGATGCTTCAAATCCTAGAGACTCTGCATGGTGCTGCAATGATCCATGGCGACTTCAAACCCGATAATTTGCTCATACGATATTCTAGGTAATTTTCTCAGCAAACTGGAGTCTCTCAATCACTCATGCAATGAAAGAACTCCTTTGAATCATTACTTTCTTTTCCTCTGTTGGACATGTTCAAtcattttattgttttgttgaAAAAGTTCTAAAATTACTACCTGGTTTTTATGGAAAAAGTAGGTAACAAACTAACATGTACAGTTAGTTACTGGTACCCTCACAGCCTCACTTCAATAGTCTTCAAGCAAGTGTCTAATCTAACTCTACAACTATGGTAATACACAATGGCAGGGATGATCCAACAGAGGATGTAAACGAGTTCCGCCTTCGAACAGGAACATGGGGCGATCAGGTTATTTCTGGATATTTTCtcaattattacatttatataGTTAATATTTTCTCAATTATTCCATTCCATAATTCAGGGACTATGCCTTGTGGACTGGGGAAGGGGAATAGATCTGAGTGTCTTTCCCAAAGGCACCAAATTCATGGGAGATAGTAGAACTTCAGGCTTCCGTTGCATTGAGATGCAAGAAAAAAAGCCTTGGACATTTCAGgtacatataaataaatatacatacatacatacataaatCTTTTCTTGATGATCAAACACTAACCACAAACATGACATATATATGCTACATTTTTCTACTACAAGCATTCTTGATTAACTTACACTTGATGTCTAGCCATATATATGCTACATTTTGTCAAATTCATGATGGTGTTCGCGTTCGGATTGAATGCTAGGTGGACATGTACGGCCTGTGCGTTATAGTTCACATGATGCTACACAATTCGTACATGGAGATTGAGAAGAAAGCATCTCCTGGAGGAGGCTTTTATTACCAGCCCAAATCACATTACAAGCGGTTCGTGTTTTAACTTCTCCATGTTGGATGTGTCTCTTCTAGTTTCTGAAACAATGCTCGTTTATCGCCTCTGCATAGGTATTGGAACGTCGGTCTTTGGAAAAACTTGTTCGCGAAGCTACTCAACTCCGATCTAGCAGAAGATCACAAGAAGCTGCTGCAATCTCTGAGGGAGTCATTGCAGGATTACATGTGCTCGGATCAGAAGCTGATTAAGAAGTTGAGGGATTTACTTGTGAAACAAAGAACTTCTCTATGTTCAGCTTAGGCCAAACATGTAATGTAGTAATCATCTCAATTTCTTTGTTGTATTTAGCTTTTCATTTGGGATGCAGCTAAGTTGTTGATGCTGTTACTAAGCTTTTGatcaagtgtgtgtgtgtgtgtgtgtttgttttaaCTAGTTGGTGGTGTTTGTGCTTTTGCAGAGCATACTAGCTGCATGCATAAGTGAATTCTCTATATATTCCCATCAAAGTAATGTATACAAATTAATAGTCTTTTATGTCATACAGATTCTGCTAGAAGTTGTTGTATAGATATGAATACAAAAAAATACTTGCTTCCGAGTTGAGTAACTCAACTCTATAAAAATGTGATTTTTTGGTATGTTCCATATGAAtgtgcattttttatttttgaatactATTTCACCACAAATCTTGCCTATATTATATTACACATGAATCAATCAAATAACAATCATTCCCTCCGTCCAATGATATCATTTTTACTTTTGCTATTTTGATTCGTCCATAATATCAatttcactttcatttataacaGTAGGAtccatataatattttattttccttcACATATTTATAGTGAGATCCAAATTCCATTCACACTAATATTCACTATTATCAACTACTACTATTCATAATTTTCTTAAGACTCGTGcggtccacaatgtggaaatgatatcgtggacggaggaagtataatattacaataCAAACTAGACACATATCCATCCAAACAAATACAAGTACAACCCAATATCCAAAACAAAATACAATCCACACATCGTCGGTAGGACTTGAATCAATAACCTTTTGGAAGACAGTCTTTAGTGCTTCAGTGTTGGCGCTTGAGTCAAGCCTCCTCGACTAAATCTCGCCATTTATAAAATGGTGGGACCctttatcaattaaaaatacattCATTCATTACTATTCACATCTAGCCAAAGTGTTATATTTATTGTCATGTATTTATATGTAAGCACACACAATAGTCTAGGCTTCAAGGGCAGCTTTGTAGATGACCTCAAACGCATATTCAATACACGGCTTCAACTTATTTTGATCAATGAATCCTTTCTCCGATGTCAATGCAATCC harbors:
- the LOC131009213 gene encoding mitotic checkpoint serine/threonine-protein kinase BUB1, producing MAVVSRNSGNISDVSSSVTDDPILPSLQLIYEALRRQNSSDQINFADFDVLVANCINNFKSDPRYRDDIRFLKIWFLYMDGSSDYERVFKEIEEHRICIRKALLYESFALFLEAKGRLIDACMIYHLGISRNAEPLGRLKKAQVLFLERMSERVTNGSFQKMKNDVSVDGENFINPWSVSTLKNLLQKMNSKVVEYEGYHSSNKAYPGKVALSSLQKSAKNKDITIGRENYQIRGRAGQGGFAQVFKAYVDGKPDDVVALKIQKPPFPWEFYMYRQLDIRIPEKERKSFGFAHRLHLYSDYSVIVSDYFAHGTLQDAMNCNVVTGGSMDEVLCIYYTIEMLQILETLHGAAMIHGDFKPDNLLIRYSRDDPTEDVNEFRLRTGTWGDQGLCLVDWGRGIDLSVFPKGTKFMGDSRTSGFRCIEMQEKKPWTFQVDMYGLCVIVHMMLHNSYMEIEKKASPGGGFYYQPKSHYKRYWNVGLWKNLFAKLLNSDLAEDHKKLLQSLRESLQDYMCSDQKLIKKLRDLLVKQRTSLCSA